gtactttgttgaagcacctctggcagcggttacagtcttcttgggtatgacgcaacaagcgtggcacaccaccatgcttcaccgagggatggtgccaggtttccaagCGTggcacaccaccatgcttcaccgtagggatggtgccaggtttccaagCGTggcacaccaccatgcttcaccgtagggatggtgccaggtttccaagCGTGGcacaccaccattcttcaccgtagggatggtgccaggtttccaagCGTggcacaccaccatgcttcaccgtagggatggtgccaggtttccaagCGTggcacaccaccatgcttcaccgtagggatggtgccaggtttccaagcttggcacaccaccatgcttcaccgtagggatggtgccaggtttccaagcttggcacaccaccatgcttcaccatagggatggtgccaggtttccaagcttggcacaccaccatgcttcaccgtagggatggtgccaggtttccaagcttggcacaccaccatgcttcaccgtagggatggtgccaggtttccaagcttggcacaccaccatgcttcaccgtagggatggtgccaggtttccaagcttggcacaccaccatgcttcaccgtagggatggtgccaggtttccaagcttggcacaccaccatgcttcaccgtagggatggtgccaggtttccaagcttggcacaccaccatgcttcaccgtagggatggtgccaggtttcctccagacgtgacgcttggtctcatcagacgagagaatcttgtttctcattgtctgagagttgTCATGTCTCTGACTATATTTaaatgatatgacatgctattttatcaAATTGATTACCTAACATTTAATTGATTACGTGATTGAATTAAACCATGCAACAATTAACTCGTTAATAACCTGGGTTACCACGGAAGAGTGTTTATAGAGCTGCTGGCTTCTGAATACACTCAAAAATCTGAAgatcttttatatcaatagcaATCAATGAGTcattaattattctttaccttctatcagtctcatctgaacattgttaaattcttggttatctgcacgaaccctggcTCAAATTATGAATCAGCAATATAAaatttggcttaattatttatttactaactaatcaaatcacagaaatacatatATACACGcagaatggatcatacattgattactaatAATGTCATGAAAAGCCCCTAGTGGGCTAACCtgatatgacggcttgttacacaaaggaagggggttgggtttgaatgaaagagcgAGAAGACTAATGAACAAAATAATTGGGTCTCTATCGGTTCTTGAGAAGCTATGCtaccgtaaatacagaatcttatgcattctaataatcgcccatttggaaaaggaaaatgcaagataTATATTTACactgagctgcgcttcgatagATGGGTCGAAGATGGAAGACTGGTTTGCCCAGCAGAGATTGccattgtcctttgaagaatctttCTGGTCGTAGTGTTGTAGTGCAGATACGTTGAAGTATCCTGTCGTTCTCAGGAGATTGTCTGTCCATTCCTAGGCCACATACGTTTACAGCTGCAGCTGAAAACTCGGCTTCTAGGATGTATCActtcttctttagtgaataagagttcaaaattCATACCAAGTTTCCATAATCAGCTCACATCCTTCCAGCGTGGTGATCGTCACCTCCACGTGATCTGGTCTCATGTAAATTTCGTTACGTACAGTGGAGATTCAACCATTCGCAACCACAGCTCACGCTGGGGTTTGATTAATCTGATGTGAATTAGGTCACGGGGGCTTTAAACTGGAGaagagaagggcgtgtttcatagttctcaaccaatgtctgttcacttgggcgtGGCCGCTGAGTGAGCATCAGTTTACTtatgaaaacaattctctcatttagaaggctaaaattacattcacattcacattcacattcacattcacacatagtttcatatttaaacatttaaattgctcaacaattccatgtgaatctgataactagaatgtgtagactttcccagatatATTTTATGTCGTTCTATaatcagtaataatgtctcagacgacaactgatctgacatcatattctttaagtaccaacggatactttcaactggttggattaccaaaATATTGTTCCATTcccaaccttttgatgttactGTATTGCAAAGTCTCTCTCTGTGGATTTTCAAAAGTAAATTtttgtagagtggagagagaagggggaaaggtatttatggggggggggtcataaatcggtgggggaaagagagggaaagggggttTCATGACCCTCACCCAACAGGGCAAAGTCACGACAGagtctttagttgccttttgaCAAAttacaagcaggctgtcatgtgccttttagtgaGAAGAGGCTtccatctcaaggacgatcaatggatgcatttgagctcaatttctagtctcatagcaaaggatctgaatacttatgtaaataaggtacttcttaaaacctattttcactttgtcattatggggtattgggtgtagattattttatccattttagagtaaggctgtaacgtaacaaaatgtggaaaaagtcaaggggactgaatactatCCGAATGCCCTGTACCGTAATTTCCTCATACAATGCAAGGTTTCTCGTGTTTCATTTCGGAATATGTTAACaatagatgaaggttagggttaagggtttggTTCAGGTAAGGGTCAGGTTTATGTTTTGGATAATCTAGCTGCGTATTTACTTCCGGTTttatacaccagcttcaaacagctgaaaattctatatttttggttatggaaaatatgtttcactgcagtttagatggtacaatgattctctacactgtaCTTCCGCGTTTTGTCACACGAACTGCCAAATAACAGTCTAAAAACGACTTGAGGGCAAACAAATCAGATTTGACGTTCAGACACGTCACATAGCCAAATATTCAATTCCATTTGGATTGtggctgttcagactgcaggaaaaagaaCAGATTCAAATCAGATATGCAAAACAATAGGATTTTAGTCATTTCAAACTGCtaatgtgaacaaggctttagtcTCGCCTGTTACATGTGCATGAATACCTACCTTTATAAGTGTTTGTCTCCCCCTACTGGCTGTTTTCTACAAGCTCAGTTTCTCAAATCAAatatcattttatttgtcacatacacatgtttagcagatttttttgcgggtgtagcgaagtACATGTagtactgcaaagttgcttaggagctagaagtaGAGCTGCCATCTTGCTTGTATCTGGCTTAGCTGTCATGTCATGTGACCTGTAAACAGGAAGTTGATGTTTCTGATGGAAGATAACCTTGTATTTGATTCTGCAgtctacatatacagtaccagtcaaaacatttgacacacctactcattcaagggattttctttattttttactattttctacattgtgaatAACAATCAAGACATTAAATAACACATGCAAagaaaaaatcaaaatatattttatatttgagattgttcaaagtagacaccctttgccttgatgacagaaggccagcatcccggagtcgcctcttcgctggtgacgttgagactggtgttttacaggtactatttattgaagctgcaggttgaggacttgtgaggcatctgtttctcaaaccagacactctaatgtactgtaatgtacagctgtgcatcggggcctcccactcctctttctattctggttagagccagttagcactgttctgtgaagggagcagtacacagcgttaactatttatcggatcatcaagaacttcaaggagagcggttcaattgttgtgaagaaggcttcaggtcgcccaagaaagtccagcaagcgccaggaccgtctcctaaagttgattcagctgtgggatcggggcaccaccagtacagagcttgctcaggaatggcagcaggcaggtgtgagtgcatctgcacgcacagtgaggcaaagacttttggaggatggcctggtgtcaagaagggcagcaaagaagccacttctctccaggaaaaacatcagggacagactgatattctgcaaaaggtacagggattggactgctgaggactggggtaaagtcatttctCTGACGAATCCCCTTTCGAATAGTTTGggtcatccggaaaaaagcttgtccggagaagacaaggtgagcccTACCATCAgttctgtgtcatgccaacagtaaagcatcctgagaccattcatgtgtagggttgcttctcagccaagggagtgggctcactcataATTTTgcataagaacacagccatgaataaagaatggtaccaacacatcctctgaaagcaacttctcccaaccatccaggaacagtttggtgacgaacaatgccttttccagcatgatggagcaccttgccttAAGGCAAAAGtcataactaagtggctcggggaacaacacatcaatattttgggtccatggccaggaaactccccagaccttaatcccattgagaacttgtcgtcaatcctcaagaggcgggtggacaaacaaaaacccacaaattctgacaaactccaagcattgattatgcaagaatgggctgccatcagttaggatgtggcccagaagttaattgacagcatgccagggcggattgcagaggtcttgaaaaagaagggtcaacactgccaaTATTGAgtttttgcatcaacttcatggaattgtcaataaaagcctttgacacttatgaaatgcttgtgattatacttcagtattccatagtaacatctgacaaaaatatctaaagacactgaaggagctaactgtgaaaattaatatttgtgtcattctcaaaacttttggccacgactgtagatattccataaaaaatctgccgtttccagctacagtagtcatttacaacattaacaatgtctacactgtattactggtaattttatttcattttcatagacaaaacatttcattttctttcaaaaacagggacatttctaagttaccctaaacttttgaacggtagtgtagctaTTTCTGTCTTTTCTCACAGATCCAGTGCAGCATGCGGTCGCATGGTGCATCGTTCCAGTTGGCCAAAACGTCGTCCCGATGGTagacctcgacacaatccttgtTGTTGGTATCACCACGCTCCGGCTGACCACTCTTCCAGTAcctacagacaacacacacatagagtccaccatattgGTTTTCTAATATTCAGATCTGGGTTGCGTTCCaataatctctcctttctcctgaagtgtgcgTTCATCCACTACTTCCCACAAATATAAAGGCATTGGGTTGGTGTAGGCATGTGAGCTAGAGGGAATTCCCATATACTGGTGATTTCCTTTCGAATCCATAaatggaagtgaacaagtgcacacttctggAGAAAATATAGAATATTGGAACGCACTCCTTGGTTCTTTCTGAATTCACCTTCCCTCAACtccttgtcctctctcctcacctcattcTCAAAACGCATTGGGAGAGAATATCCaaggtccctcccctcaaagttctcctccaatgtgttttgagaagGAGTCAAGGACAGGCAGCGGCGAACCGTCAtccagggcaggtggggcagaaaAAAGAAggctgttttgcatgttattttagcATTAATTAATGTCACATGTCAGTTTGCAAACAAcgtaataaaaataaacattgaGTTAATGACGCTGCATGCAAACATGGTATCTTTTTAGTTTTCTTGAGTAAGACAGCTCCAAAATTCAGGTGTTTCAGCCGAGCTCAGTGCTTTGTGTGGTGGTGTTATCAGCCAGGGGAATATACAGAGCGTTGGGGTTGGTAGAGTTCTTTAGTTGCACCGtgcttggctcagtgttctgttactaatggggacactacgtcacagcagaatctacagggaCAACTAGTCAGTTCaagcccccttgggtgctgccatagatttacattagaagatcccatcaagaagactcaaggccaTTTGCCACAGATGAaattacatcaaatcacgttatacattgcattctgaaagtattcagacctcttgacttgttCTACCTTTAGTTACGTTAAAGCTTTATTCTGAaactgattaaatagtttttttccttcatcaatctataGAATTTACCGCATAATGATAAACAAAgaaacagctttttagaaatatttccaaatgtataaaataaaaaaaacagaaatattacatttacttaagtattcagaccctttatgaagcaacaagcttggcacatctgtatttgggaagtttatcccattgttctctgcagatcttctcaagctctgtcaggttggatggggagtgtcactgcacagccattttcaggtctctccagagatgttagatcgggttcaaatccgggctctggctgggccactcaaggacattcagagacttgttccaaagccactcctacgttatcttggctgtgtccttaggttcgttgtcctgttggaaggtgaaccttagccccattctgaggtcctaagcgctctggagcaggttttcatcaaggatctgtctgtactttgcactgttcatctttccctcgatcctgactagtctctcagtccgtgccgctgaaaaacatccccacggcatgatgctgccaccaccatgcttcaccgtagggatggtgccaggtttcctccagacatgacgctttgcattcaatcttggtttcatcagagaatcttgtttctcatggtccgagagtcctttaggtgccttttggcaaactccaagtgggctgtcatgtttcttttactgaggagtggcttccgtctggccactctaccataaaggcctgattggtggagtgctgcagagatagttgtccttctggaaggttctaccatctccacataggaactccagagctctgtGAGAGTGACCATCGTGTTATTGGTCACTTTCccgaccaatgcccttctccccttatttctcagtttggccaggcggcaggctctaggaagtgtcttggtggttccaaacttcttccatttaagaatgatggaagccacagtgttcttggggaccttcaatgctgcagaaatagtttgctacccttccccagatctgtgcctcgacacaatcctgtctcagagctctatggacaattccttccacctcatggcttggttttcgctaagacatgcactgtcaactgtaggaccttatatagacagatgtgtgcctttccaaatcacatCCAAtaatttgaatttaccacaggtggtctcccattaagttgtagaaatatctcaaggatgatcaatggaaacaggatgcacctgagctaaatttcgagtttcatagcaaagggtctgaatacttatgtaaataaggtatttcagttgtttatttgtaatacatttgttttcactttgtcatgatggggtattgtgtgcatatAGATGAAGATTTTATTTCATTTGatccattttcgaataaggctgcaacgtaacaaaatgtggaaaaagtcaagtggtctgaatactttacgaatacactgtagctttgattggactgatcatgttactttcaaaatcttagctagcaagctagacaagcagtcatcctCATGAATCATGTccacaatctactggcaaatccttttaaaTCCTTGTCATCTGAACAGAAATTATAAATAAAATGTATCagtgctcattggccattggacataaacattacacaacaagttggaaatcgcaaattcaacaatgagtggtttggaaggaatcagtggctaactgcaagcgttgcaaagcaatcactattttgcttcccctgcctgctattcggtggagaggctgtgtggtttaaggatttaaaacatctgtctgaaatgttttcttttccaagcttaaaaagaTAAACATTCACtcgcaacaccatgggccagaaaattGTAAATAAATTGGCCATGCTGTCCAGTGACGATTTTAGCATTTAAATCTTGGAGTGGCAAACTCCCCAAATATTGTTTATGCATTCCACTGAGGACAGGACACACACTAGACACACGGGTGAACATGTCAGACACTGTCAGATACTGTGGTAGAAACATCATCCAAAATGCTATCCAGATGTTAGAGCCGTATTATAAAAGTAGTAATTTCTCCTACGATGTGGTCAGTGGTGTGCCGTCCACCCATTTCCAGGCCCCCTCATTAACGGAATCAGTCAGACCAATCCAGACCAGGAGATCTGCATCACCATCCAGCTGGTACAACAACTTCTGTTAGggttagtttagtttagtttattaattcgaccattttaaaaaacaagcacacaataaacttaaaagccatacatgaataaaatcatcgaggataacacacaataaagtctgggacttatttccattgtggtcctcttgaaacAAGATGGCTATACAAGATCAAACACAGTAcggcagtgaaataataaaacaaaaacataaaagaagaacatctatctcatcattccagttacatcataggggttattcatatgggcacagaggacatcaaacatatttttactttatttttaaagctgtccagagaggacgttgtttttataggcagaggcaactcattccattctgaggctccagtatacaagaaagtacctttcccagcattactcctgaacctgtataaacacacatcagcaacacctgatctggtgctgtgattgtgtgcatccctaacaaGAGGAAAGTAATCACTTAAATATCTGGacgcaggaccataaatactcctgtaaaccaaacctggtctaatctgggacaccctagcctcaacaggcagccagtttagttcctgaaagcagctcctgcctatgtgagtacgtggactcaccttcaatactaccctgaCCAACTTATTCTGGGCTATCTCGAGCTTCCCCTTCATAAATTTAGATAAGCCTgcaaaccaggaagtactagcatagtcaaaatggcattgaatgagggcagtagctagccctttcatggagtccttatcaagcagcttggactttctagccaaaaacttagtcctggcattaaccttccctagcaccttattggccatgctcacacctcccaagcttccatcaaggatacatcccaagtagctaacagaggttttagtagtcagcacaaCCTACACAACCTACACAATTTAGGTCTGGATCCAAAAATAATTGCTTCAGTTTTACCTTAGTGCAGAGATAGCTTGTTATCTCCAAGCCATTTGCTAATGTTAGTAAGCTCTGTGCTAAGTATgctctccaacatagttttacttttgtgaGACACCAGAAGTGTAGAGTCATCCGCATAAAGAAATTGACagcaagaacaagcatctttcatatcattaatattaaataaaaacagcagaggccCAAGCACGCTCCCCTGCGGAACGCCACAACTCATTGGTTTTGCCTGAGACAGTGAACCATTAACCTCTACTACTTGCTCCCTTCCTGATACATAGGACTTTACCCAGCCTAGAGGGATACTGttaaccccagtgcctccagtttggagattaggagacagtggttAACTGTATCAAAGGCCTTCTGTAGGTCAAGCAGTAACATTCCACACAGATTTACCTCATCAATCtctttcctgatgaagtcagtcaagtaAAGTAGACATGAATCAGTGGAGTATGTTTTTCTAAAACCCGACTGAAAATCATACATTAGATCCTGTTTGTTAACATATTCATACATTTGCTCATGTACAATTCTCTCCAGTGAGGTTGAATAAAAACATTCTCAACATCATGACTTGCTTTCttcctcgatctctctctctctctctctctctctctctctctctctctctctctctctctctctctctctctctctctctctctctgtctgtctgtctgtctgtctgtctgtctgtctgtctgtctgtctgtcggtctgtctgtctgtctgtctgtctgtctgtctgtctgtctgtctgtgtctctctctctctctctctctctctctctctctctctctctctctctctctctctctctctctctctctctctctctctctctctctctcactcactcactcactcactcactcactcactcactcactcactcactcactcactcactcactcactcactcactcactcactcactcactcactcactcactcactcacctttTCCTCTTCACTGTTTATGATCACCAGGTCTGCTCCTCTCTCAAAACAGTCCAGTCTGCTCTCCTGCCAGGTTTTCGTCTCAGTAGAAAGGAAGTAACAGCTCGATCCCAACATCCTCCATCCTTTAGGACACCTGAACATAGACCACCTCGTTGGAACTGCCATGTATCTCCCTTCCACCACTCTTCCAGTacctacagacaacacaaccagCGTCCACCatattgttttttaaatattcaGGTCTGGGTTGCGTTCCAGTAAACTCTTCTTTCTCCTGAAATCTAAAAGCATTTGGTTGGTGTAGGCGCTAGAGGGAATTCCCATATACCTGTCATTTCTTTTTAAATCCaggaagggaagtgaacaagtgcacacttctggAGAAAGGAGAAATTATTGTGACAGGTTTCCTTCACGTCAGGTTTTCCCgattttccaacaactgtttagcTCTGTCAGAGAAATACATTATACTTTATGTAACAACATATTCTAACATTGTAATTAACTGCTAGTAAATCCATAACGAGGCTGCCCACAGGGGTTCAATTCCGATGCTATACCCTTCTCCCAAAGTGTATACTCATACACTCTCCCTCATGGATTTAAAGGAATATGGTGAAAACTCCTTCTAGCCGTgcttacaccaatccaatgccTTTAAATGCATGACTGAAATGTGCACACTTCTGGAGAAAGTTAGAAAATTGGAACGCTACCAGTGTCTGAGTGCACActacaagtgcacacttcaggagaaggAAGGGTAGAGAATGGGGACGCAGTCCAAGTGACTGACTTGACAACTTACCACACCCAGAGAGCCTGTTCTgcagcacacccttctcattggTCAGAACACTGACCCTGTTGCTCAACATGTCCCGTTCTGTAGCCAGGGTAGTGTAACGCTCCTGTAACTGGTCTCTCCCTTCGTTAGAGCCGGCTGAAAAACAAAAAAGTTCCTGCATGTTatgcgtcccaaatgccaccctattccttcTGTAGTGCACTACCATGGACCAAAGCCCTAtgtaccctggtcaaaagtagtgccctttaAAGaggatagggtgctatttggtgttgtggtgttgtcgtTCTTTGTGTGTTTCTCAAACATATTGTCAAACTGCTGGTCCCACAAGCTATGTAACGTCTGTAAGTCTGAATTGTGTTCCTTGCTTTGTGATTACAGAACTATAGAGTGATAATAAAATACATATCTgtcctttgggccctggtcaaaatgaaTGAAACATGAAATAGGGTCCCAAATGGAACAGGTCCAAATGGCACTCTGTTTCCTATagagtgcattactttagaccagagggctaatagtgtgtcatttgggactcTGATATAGTGTAATGATTAGATAACAATACACTCACAGAAAGCCAGTCTCAGGGAGATGTTGAGAGTGACTTGTAGAACACACAGCACTCCTAAACACACAGCAGCCATCCTGTAGAGTCTTAGTCTTCCATctgcagagaaacacacacacacacacacacacacacacacacacacacacacacacacacacacacacacacacacacacacacacacacacacacacacacacacacacacacacacacacacacacacacacacacacacacacacacacacacacacaatcatcatTAATGATTAAGATTAAAACAGAACACATATCATCCCACGTCCCTAACTAATTCTGAGAACCAAACATTTCGAATGTGTCATTGGTTTTCCCCCGTTGGAGAGTTGGCAAATACCGTTTGCTCAAGAGTGTGGTTTATCTCAAATCTGCTTACCAGGAAGCTGCTGTATGAAGAAATTACACAATATAGCTGTAGCATGATTTAAAGAGTAGATCTGTGATTGCTAAATCAATTTTTTTAACATcaatataaatgaatgatatTTACCTATTTGACTCTTGAAAAATGTGACTGAGAAatacctcatgagcttagtttaactgtcTAGCCGCATCAGAACccaaatataaacttgttt
The window above is part of the Salvelinus fontinalis isolate EN_2023a chromosome 42, ASM2944872v1, whole genome shotgun sequence genome. Proteins encoded here:
- the LOC129841306 gene encoding C-type lectin domain family 12 member B-like, whose product is MASYVNKQVIELNEVTEENRNRATRSIKTETHLSDGRLRLYRMAAVCLGVLCVLQVTLNISLRLAFSGSNEGRDQLQERYTTLATERDMLSNRVSVLTNEKGVLQNRLSGCGTGRVVEGRYMAVPTRWSMFRCPKGWRMLGSSCYFLSTETKTWQESRLDCFERGADLVIINSEEEKKLLYQLDGDADLLVWIGLTDSVNEGAWKWVDGTPLTTSYWKSGQPERGDTNNKDCVEVYHRDDVLANWNDAPCDRMLHWICEKRQK